A single region of the Serinus canaria isolate serCan28SL12 chromosome 11, serCan2020, whole genome shotgun sequence genome encodes:
- the PRMT7 gene encoding protein arginine N-methyltransferase 7, with translation MKTFCGRANPTTGSMEWLEEGEDYDYHQEIARSRYADMLHDKDRNVKYYQGIRAAVSRVKERGEKAIVLDIGTGTGLLSMMAASAGADFCYAIEVFKPMANAAVKIVEKNGFSDKIKVINKHSTEVTVGPDGDMQCQANILVTELFDTELIGEGALPTYEHAHKYLVQEGCEAVPHRATVYVQLVESRRMWSWKKLFPVHVEAEDGEKILVPPSEMENCPGLPSVCDVQLNQMPSSDFSILSDVVKMFSVDFSKPVQSASTCYRVQLEPVKSGKAQIVLSWWDIDMDPSGMINCSMAPYWVKPTSALQWRDHWMQCVYFLPHEEPVLQGEKLYLTACRDEYSVWYNLQKAREGEDRADEEEHKADVCVESPVCRCRAHLLWNRPRFGQLNDQNRTQQYIQSLRRVLKTDSVCLCISDGSLLPVLAHYLGAKQVFTLENSGVSCSVMEKFLKANNLEDKIKIIEARPELLKPSHLEDKKISVLVGEPFFTTSLLPWHNLYFWYARTAVSTHLASNVTVLPQSASLHMMIVEFQDLWRIRSPCGTCEGFDVRTMDDMIKDSLNFRESKEAEPHPLWEYPCKSLSEPQEVLTFDFTKTVPQHCLSTEGSVKLLRKGKSHGAVLWMEYHLTADISVSTGLMQLSNEKGNCEWNPHCKQAVYFFSSVIESEILSDPTAVTYDIKFDTKTGEIAMDFKLL, from the exons ATGAAGACCTTTTGTGGAAGAGCCAATCCAACCACTGGCTCGATGGAGTGGCTGGAAGAGGGTGAGGACTATGACTACCACCAGGAGATTGCAAG GTCACGCTATGCAGATATGCTTCATGATAAGGACAGA aatGTGAAATACTACCAAGGTATTCgtgctgcagtgagcagagtAAAAGAGAGAGGTGAGAAGGCAATTGTGCTGGACATAGGGACTGGCACTGGACTCCTGTCCATGATGGCAGCTTCAGCTGGGGCAGATTTCTGCTATGCCATTGAG GTGTTCAAGCCCATGGCTAATGCTGCTGTGAAGATAGTGGAGAAAAATGGTTTTTCTGACAAGATCAAAGTAATCAACAAGCATTCCACTGAAGTCACAGTTGGCCCAG ATGGAGATATGCAGTGTCAGGCAAACATCCTGGTAACAGAATTATTTGATACAGAGCTGATTGGAGAAGGAGCTTTACCAACCTATGAGCACGCACACAAATACCTTGTACAG GAAGGGTGTGAGGCAGTGCCTCACAGGGCAACAGTCTATGTCCAGTTAGTGGAATCCAGAAGAATGTGGTCCTGGAAGAAACTCTTTCCTGTTCATGTTGAAGCAGAGGACGGTGAAAAAATACTTGTTCCACCTTCAGAAATGGAGAACTGTCCAGGTCTTCCTTCTGTTTGTGATGTCCAACTGAACCAGATGCCTTCAAGTGACTTCAGTATCCTCAGTGATGTGGTGAAAATGTTCAG TGTGGATTTCAGTAAGCCAGTACAGAGTGCTTCTACCTGCTATAGAGTGCAGCTGGAGCCTGTGAAATCTGGCAAGGCACAAATTGTACTTTCCTGGTGGGATATTGACATGGACCCCTCTGGCATGATAAATTGCTCAATGGCTCCCTACTGGGTAAAACCCACTTCTGCTTTGCAG TGGAGGGATCACTGGATGCagtgtgtttattttctcccaCATGAGGAGCCAGTTCTGCAGGGTGAGAAGTTGTACCTGACTGCCTGTCGTGATGAGTACTCTGTGTGGTACAACCTGCAGAAAGCCAG AGAAGGGGAGGACAGAGCAGATGAAGAGGAGCACAAAGCAGATGTGTGTGTGGAGAGTCCTGTCTGTAGGTGTCGTGCCCATCTGCTGTGGAACAGGCCCCGCTTTGGGCAGCTGAATGATCAGAACCGAACACAGCAGTACATCCAGTCCTTGAGGAGA gtTCTGAAAACAGATAGTGTTTGCCTTTGTATCAGTGATGGCagtctgctgcctgtgctggctcaTTATCTTGGAGCAAAGCAG GTGTTTACACTAGAAAACTCTGGTGTGTCCTGTTCTGTCATGGAAAAA tttttgaaagcaaataatcttgaagataaaattaaaataatagaagCTCGTCCTGAGTTGCTGAAGCCTTCTCATTTGGAAGATAAAAAG ATTTCTGTCCTTGTGGGAGAGCCGTTTTTCACAACAAGTTTGTTGCCATGGCATAACCTGTATTTTTGGTATGCCAGGACAGCTGTGAGCACTCACCTTGCCAGCAATGTCACTGTCCTACCTCAGTCTGCTTCTTTGCACATGATGATTGTGGAGTTCCAG GACCTGTGGAGAATCCGGAGTCCCTGTGGCACCTGTGAAGGTTTTGATGTCCGGACTATGGATGATATGATTAAA gATTCTCTGAATTTTAGGGAATCCAAGGAAGCAGAACCTCACCCTCTGTGGGAATATCCCTGCAAGTCACTCTCAGAGCCCCAGGAAGTTTTGACATTTGACTTCACAAAGACTGTGCCACAGCACTGTCTCAGCACAGAGGGCTCTGTGAAGCTCTTAAG GAAAGGCAAGAGCCATGGAGCAGTTCTGTGGATGGAATATCATCTCACTGCTGATATCTCTGTTAGTACAGGACTGATGCAACTGTCCAATGAAAAG GGAAACTGTGAATGGAATCCCCACTGCAAGCAAGCTGTTTATTTCTTCAGTTCTGTTATTGAATCAGAAATTCTGTCAGACCCTACTGCTGTCACATATGATATAAAGTTTGACACAAAGACAGGAGAGATTGCCATGGATTTTAAGctattataa
- the SLC7A6OS gene encoding probable RNA polymerase II nuclear localization protein SLC7A6OS has translation MAGAAVLRVRRKRGGPEPAEALLLACKRRRAEPVENNLFKLVATVSSKNEPVQNYVKDAIKRDKAAQSLRPSLGSSQRILQELRCAKQAERKENRYRVISSHRPHCTHTAAPATHGQAVPHGDRSEPEALQDASPEESGAVEKNSDCCGKFQLFDIIQEEETVGDSSVTTANPQKTNPDAILCNAVEMIRERLNVSEDVKKEHGHKEDEYVYDIYYKETSAPDWIENILSVQPYREEYEWVNDDPGPEEVYEDEDDENDENNWRNDYPEEDEFLPEEDGEKDSEESFSDEDQCYRRRTWDKYRQEVLQEFGYDEIEDLGSD, from the exons ATGGCGGGCGCGGCCGTGCTGCGTGTGCGGCGGAAGCGTGGCGGCCCTGAGCCGGCCGAGGCGCTGCTCCTGGCCTGCAAGCGGCGCCGGGCCGAGCCCGTGGAGAACAACCTCTTCAAGCTGGTGGCGACCGTGTCCTCCAAG AATGAGCCAGTTCAGAATTACGTTAAAGATGCCATCAAGCGGGACaaggcagctcagagcctgcGCCCCTCTCTGGGAAGCAGCCAGCGAATCCTTCAGGAGCTCCGCTGTGCCAAGcaggcagaaaggaaggagaacCGGTACCGGGTGATTTCCAGCCACCGGCCCCACTGCACCCACACAGCTGCACCTGCCACACAcggccaggctgtgccccacGGGGACAGGTCAGAGCCTGAAGCACTGCAGGATGCTTCACCAGAGGAGAGTGGTGCTGTGGAGAAGAATTCAGACTGCTGTGGGAAATTCCAGCTGTTTGATATTATACAAGAAGAGGAGACAGTGGGAGATTCCAGTGTAACAACTGCAAACCCACAG aagacCAATCCAGATGCAATTCTCTGCAATGCAGTAGAGATGATCCGTGAGCGTTTAAACGTTTCTGAAGATGTCAAAAAAGAGCACGGTCACAAAGAAGATGAATATGTTTATGACATCTACTATAAGGAAACATCAGCCCCTGACTGGATTGAAAATATCCTTTCTGTACAGCCCTATAGAGAAGAATATGAATGG GTAAATGATGATCCTGGTCCAGAGGAAGTGTatgaagatgaagatgatgaaAACGATGAAAATAACTGGCGTAATGATTATCCTGAAGAAGATGAATTCTTGCCTgaagaagatggagaaaaag ACTCTGAAGAGAGCTTCAGTGATGAGGACCAATGTTACAGGAGAAGAACATGGGACAAATATCGACAGGAGGTTTTGCAGGAATTTGGGTATGACGAGATTGAAGATTTGGGTTCTGACTAA